In the genome of Vicia villosa cultivar HV-30 ecotype Madison, WI linkage group LG7, Vvil1.0, whole genome shotgun sequence, one region contains:
- the LOC131617110 gene encoding protein PHYTOCHROME KINASE SUBSTRATE 1-like yields MFAFTSENNNNNKNLHDSIFSPYLNTNEGKFIERIGESSQKTNPFISSRNSPLHQVEKTEESGEIGVFGAEKYFNRKVVESPRAATKYLPDHRDETTDTKTRKYQVEYGTSSISSISTLNSQNPLLKRDSVRNSKDKVHAKSVLSSLGLKCYCADKNSVDISDHAGEISFNNKTSNYGAVHGKTTPRKVFNLGLDDDLSVKIRKPSSEHFNKKDVFFQKQKNLSVGSNSEKNSVASNSRNHLVKMQFPLDEEKTPRKSLEVFGSPNPILINNKRSSLSIDKRLLLPSKMEEIVDANYDDDDDDAGSDASSDLFEIESLKGKSSNNFHTRQTSDAASSCVSPTCYAPSEASIEWSVVTASAAVMSDCEDQMSEFTVRSPIKITREVPRRRPGILLGCKSHKAVRVAGDAFITYGKQSLSPNISNRNKNNTSPQVARFPGETKSYAKTRHGQQALQASNSPHASKLLFN; encoded by the coding sequence ATGTTCGCTTTCACCTCtgaaaacaacaataataacaaaaacCTTCATGATAGTATTTTCTCTCCATATTTGAACACCAATGAAGGGAAATTTATTGAAAGAATTGGTGAATCAAGCCAAAAAACTAACCCCTTTATTAGCAGCAGAAACTCTCCTCTTCATCAAGTGGAAAAGACAGAAGAGAGTGGAGAAATTGGAGTATTTGGAGCTGAAAAATACTTCAACAGAAAAGTAGTTGAATCTCCAAGAGCTGCTACAAAGTACCTTCCTGATCATAGGGATGAAACAACGGATACTAAAACTAGAAAGTACCAAGTTGAGTATGGAACTTCGAGTATTAGTTCTATATCAACATTGAACAGCCAAAATCCACTCTTAAAGAGAGATTCTGTGAGGAATAGCAAAGATAAGGTGCATGCTAAGAGTGTTCTATCAAGTCTTGGTCTCAAATGCTATTGTGCTGATAAGAATTCTGTTGATATCAGTGATCATGCAGGTGAAATCAGTTTTAATAACAAAACTTCTAATTATGGTGCAGTTCATGGAAAAACGACACCGAGAAAAGTATTCAATCTTGGTCTAGATGATGATCTTTCAGTTAAAATAAGAAAGCCTAGTTCAGAACATTTCAACAAGAAAGATGTTTTCTTTCAAAAGCAAAAGAATTTAAGTGTAGGATCAAACAGTGAAAAGAATAGTGTTGCTTCTAACTCAAGAAATCATCTTGTCAAAATGCAATTTCCATTAGATGAAGAAAAGACACCAAGAAAATCACTTGAAGTATTTGGATCACCAAATCCAATATTGATCAATAACAAGAGAAGTTCCTTGAGCATTGATAAAAGGTTGTTACTTCCTTccaaaatggaagaaattgttgATGCAAACTATgacgacgatgatgatgatgctggAAGCGATGCAAGTTCTGATTTGTTTGAGATTGAGAGTCTCAAAGGAAAATCCTCCAACAATTTTCATACTAGACAGACATCAGACGCGGCTTCAAGTTGCGTTAGCCCGACTTGTTACGCGCCGAGTGAGGCGAGCATAGAATGGAGTGTGGTTACTGCTAGTGCAGCAGTTATGTCAGATTGTGAAGATCAAATGTCTGAGTTCACAGTAAGGAGTCCAATAAAGATCACCAGGGAAGTACCGAGGCGGCGTCCGGGTATCTTGTTGGGATGCAAGAGCCACAAAGCTGTTAGAGTTGCTGGTGATGCTTTCATAACATATGGGAAACAAAGTTTAAGTCCAAACATTAGTAACAGAAACAAAAACAATACTAGTCCTCAGGTTGCAAGGTTTCCAGGAGAGACAAAGTCTTATGCAAAAACAAGGCATGGACAACAAGCATTGCAGGCCTCTAACTCACCACATGCTTCAAAATTACTATTCAACTAG
- the LOC131620446 gene encoding probable methyltransferase PMT2 — protein sequence MAKPSAADNRTRSSVQIFIVVGLCCFFYILGAWQRSGFGKGDSIALEITKNNAECDVVPNLSFDSHHAGEVGQIDESDSKTKVFKPCAARYTDYTPCQDQRRAMTFPRENMNYRERHCPPEEEKLHCMIPAPKGYVTPFPWPKSRDYVPYANAPYKSLTVEKAIQNWIQYEGNVFRFPGGGTQFPQGADKYIDQLASVIPIDDGTVRTALDTGCGVASWGAYLWSRNVVAMSFAPRDSHEAQVQFALERGVPAVIGVLGTIKLPYPSRAFDMAHCSRCLIPWGANGGIYMMEVDRVLRPGGYWVLSGPPINWKVNYKPWQRPKEELEEEQRMIEEVAKKLCWEKKSEKAETAIWQKMTDSESCRSRQDDSSVEFCESSDPNDVWYKKMEACVTPTPKASGGNLKPFPNRLYAIPPRVSSGSIPGVSSETYQDDNKTWKKHVNAYKKINSLLDSGRYRNIMDMNAGLGSFAAAIHSSKSWVMNVVPTIAEKSTLGVVFERGLIGIYHDWCEAFSTYPRTYDLIHANGLFTLYQDKCNTEDILLEMDRILRPEGAVIIRDEVDVLIKVKKLIAGMRWSFKLVDHEDGPLVPEKVLIAVKQYWVTDGNSTSTQ from the exons ATGGCGAAACCAAGTGCGGCTGATAATAGGACTAGAAGCTCTGTGCAGATCTTTATAGTAGTtggtctgtgttgtttcttttatATATTGGGAGCTTGGCAGAGAAGTGGTTTTGGAAAAGGAGATAGCATAGCATTAGAGATTACCAAGAATAATGCAGAATGTGACGTAGTTCCGAATTTAAGTTTCGATTCACACCATGCTGGAGAAGTTGGTCAGATCGATGAGTCTGATTCGAAGACTAAGGTTTTTAAACCGTGTGCGGCTCGTTATACTGATTACACTCCGTGTCAAGACCAACGGCGTGCTATGACGTTTCCGAGAGAGAATATGAACTATAGAGAGAGACATTGCcctccggaggaagagaagttgCATTGTATGATCCCGGCGCCAAAAGGGTATGTAACGCCTTTTCCATGGCCTAAGAGTAGGGATTATGTTCCTTATGCAAATGCGCCGTACAAGAGTCTCACAGTTGAGAAGGCTATTCAGAATTGGATCCAGTACGAGGGAAATGTGTTTAGATTCCCTGGTGGTGGAACACAATTTCCTCAAGGTGCTGATAAATATATTGATCAACTTGCTTCTGTTATACCTATTGATGATGGGACAGTGAGGACCGCGCTTGATACCGGTTGTGGG GTTGCAAGTTGGGGTGCATATCTGTGGAGCAGAAATGTTGTTGCGATGTCGTTTGCACCGAGGGACTCTCACGAAGCACAAGTACAATTTGCTCTTGAAAGAGGTGTACCTGCGGTTATTGGTGTTCTTGGAACCATTAAGTTGCCATATCCATCAAGGGCTTTCGATATGGCTCATTGTTCTCGCTGTTTGATTCCATGGGGAGCAAATG GTGGAATTTATATGATGGAAGTTGATAGAGTTCTAAGACCCGGTGGTTATTGGGTTCTTTCTGGTCCTCCAATCAACTGGAAAGTAAACTACAAACCATGGCAGAGACCAAAGGAAGAACTCGAGGAAGAACAAAGAATGATTGAAGAGGTTGCTAAGAAACTTTGCTGGGAGAAGAAGTCGGAGAAGGCTGAAACTGCCATATGGCAAAAGATGACCGACTCTGAATCGTGCCGTAGCAGACAAGATGACTCCAGTGTTGAATTTTGCGAATCCTCTGATCCTAATGATGTCTG GTATAAGAAAATGGAGGCATGCGTTACTCCGACTCCTAAAGCTTCTGGCGGAAATCTTAAACCATTTCCAAACAGGCTATATGCAATCCCTCCTAGAGTTTCTAGCGGCTCTATTCCTGGAGTTTCTTCTGAGACATACCAGGACGATAACAAAACATGGAAAAAACATGTCAACGCATACAAGAAAATCAACTCACTCTTGGATTCTGGTAGATATCGCAATATTATGGATATGAATGCTGGTTTGGGTAGTTTTGCTGCAGCTATTCATTCATCGAAGTCATGGGTCATGAATGTTGTGCCAACTATAGCCGAGAAAAGTACTCTCGGTGTAGTATTTGAGCGAGGACTGATTGGCATCTATCATGATTG GTGTGAAGCATTTTCCACGTATCCAAGGACATACGATCTCATTCACGCCAATGGCCTCTTTACTCTCTACCAGGATAA atgcaatacgGAAGACATTCTTCTCGAGATGGACAGGATTTTGCGACCAGAAGGCGCTGTCATAATCCGCGACGAAGTCGATGTATTAATCAAGGTAAAGAAATTAATCGCGGGAATGAGATGGAGTTTTAAATTGGTTGATCATGAAGATGGTCCTCTTGTTCCTGAGAAAGTACTAATTGCTGTCAAACAATATTGGGTTACTGATGGAAACTCTACATCAACACAATGA
- the LOC131618880 gene encoding uncharacterized protein LOC131618880 — protein sequence MPRNPSQTPPFNGYVTMANANFPSGGVPEFPEFSTQLTIGGMIVSNEVAPNSEDSTPKSRKTQQPAWNTEQNLVLISGWIKFGTSSVVGRNQKGETYWGKIAEYCNEHCSFDPPRDGPACRNRFNYMNKVLGKWIGAYDGAKRMQGSGWSENDVLAKAQELYACGKNVRFTLMEEWHALRDQPRYVSQVGGNIGSGSSGSKRSRESDACGSNTVESSARPIGREAAKKKGKKKSKEYASEVVDKEWAEYKEFKTKELERLDNIALMQQQANNIALEKTKTKKMKMYLKLTSEEHLDDRKNQLLKKLEAELFDN from the coding sequence ATGCCGAGAAATCCATCTCAAACACCCCCGTTTAATGGTTATGTGACAATGGCGAATGCAAATTTTCCAAGTGGTGGTGTACCTGAATTTCCCGAGTTTTCAACACAACTAACTATTGGTGGCATGATAGTTTCTAATGAAGTCGCTCCAAATTCAGAGGATTCAACTCCTAAGAGCAGGAAAACTCAGCAACCAGCATGGAACACTGAACAAAATTTGGTGCTAATTAGTGGGTGGATTAAATTTGGAACAAGCAGTGTTGTCGGGAGAAACCAGAAAGGTGAAACATATTGGGGTAAAATTGCTGAGTATTGTAATGAGCATTGCTCATTCGATCCTCCGCGTGATGGACCTGCATGCCGAAACCGTTTTAATTATATGAACAAAGTGTTGGGTAAATGGATTGGCGCTTATGATGGCGCTAAGCGTATGCAAGGAAGTGGTTGGTCGGAGAATGATGTTTTGGCAAAAGCGCAGGAATTATATGCATGTGGGAAGAATGTTAGATTCACTTTAATGGAAGAATGGCACGCTCTCCGTGATCAACCACGTTATGTTAGTCAAGTAGGAGGAAATATTGGCTCAGGAAGTAGTGGATCTAAGAGATCTCGCGAGAGTGATGCATGTGGCTCAAACACTGTAGAATCCAGTGCTCGTCCTATAGGAAGGGAGGCAGCTAAAAAAAAGGGTAAAAAGAAAAGCAAGGAATATGCCTCGGAGGTGGTGGACAAAGAATGGGCTGAATACAAAGAATTCAAGACGAAAGAGCTTGAACGATTGGACAACATAGCCTTGATGCAACAGCAGGCTAACAATATAGCCTTGGAAAAGACTAAAACCAAGAAAATGAAGATGTATCTAAAGCTAACTTCCGAAGAGCATCTAGATGACCGGAAGAACCAGCTGTTGAAAAAGTTGGAGGCAGAACtgtttgataattaa